The following are from one region of the Oscarella lobularis chromosome 3, ooOscLobu1.1, whole genome shotgun sequence genome:
- the LOC136184933 gene encoding uncharacterized protein: protein MEYVRLLSLLLLPYLASSLNNGLGRTPQMGWNSWNHFHCGINEKLINDTITAMHASPLQKAGYRYINLDDCWAGTRGSDKIIVPDQKAFPNGLTGLANYAHSLDLFFGLYSDSGSKTCAGRPGSLGYETEDAQTYAKWGVDYLKFDNCNSGKESPETRYPVMTKALNATGHPIFFSLCEWGVDNPATWAPKVGNSWRTTGDISDSWNSMISRADQNDKWWSYAGPGGWNDPDMLEVGNGHMSTTEYITHFSLWCLMKAPLLIGCDITNLSNDTLMILTNEEAIAVNQDSMGVQGHKVMSNNSLEVWAGPLSGNAVAGIFLNRGNKTDDITADFKLFNVTSKSANFRDLWQHKDLGSFSSSFTAHGVPSHGVMFVKITPSS from the exons ATGGAGTACGTGCGActgctttcgcttcttcttttgccttATTTGGCGTCTTCTCTCAACAATGGTCTTGGGAGAACTCCGCAAATGGGTTGGAACTCGTGGAATCACTTTCACTGCGG AATCAACGAGAAGCTCATAAACGACACGATCACTGCAATGCACGCATCTCCGCTGCAAA AGGCCGGATACAGGTACATCAACTTGGACGATTGCTGGGCCGGCACTCGAGGCTCAGATAAAATCATAG TTCCGGATCAAAAGGCTTTTCCTAATGGACTCACTGGCTTGGCGAACTATG CGCATTCGTTAGATCTTTTCTTCGGTTTGTACAGTGATTCCGGCAGTAAAACATGCGCAGGAAGACC GGGATCTCTTGGCTATGAGACGGAAGATGCTCAGACGTACGCCAAATGG GGAGTTGACTACCTAAAA TTTGACAACTGCAACAGTGGAAAGGAATCGCCTGAAACGCGCTACCCCGTCATGACGAAAG CACTCAATGCAACCGGTCATccaattttcttctctctatGCGAGTG GGGCGTTGATAATCCGGCCACGTGGGCCCCCAAAGTGGGCAACAGTTGGCGCACGACGGGCGACATATCGGACAGCTGGAATAGCATGATATCGCGTGCCGATCAAAATGATAAGTGGTGGAGTTACGCCGGACCTGGAGGCTGGAACGA TCCCGATATGTTAGAAGTTGGAAACGGGCACATGTCCACTACTGAATACATCACGCACTTCAGTCTTTG GTGCCTGATGAAAGCTCCACTGCTGATTGGCTGCGACATAACGAATTTATCCAACGACACTTTGATGATTCTAACTAACGAAGAAGCAATTGCTGTAAATCAAG ATTCTATGGGGGTCCAGGGTCACAAGGTAATGAGCAATAATAGTTTGGAGGTGTGGGCTGGCCCTCTGTCGGGCAACGCTGTCGCCGGTATTTTTCTTAACCGCGGCAACAAAACAGATGACATCACGGCCGACTTCAAGCTTTttaatgtgacgtcaaagtcgGCAAATTTCAGAGACTTGTGGCAGCACAAG GATTTGGGTTCGTTCTCGAGCAGTTTTACTGCTCACGGCGTCCCGTCTCATGGCGTGATGTTCGTCAAAATCACACCTTCTTCATAA
- the LOC136184931 gene encoding uncharacterized protein, translating to MSSLTFEWLGPPLGGDSTVRFYRAFRCTYGAAERRYRLGGRFLIKPSREAPVCVLQIHTLWEKVSNGRMLTAGRLYYRPEDTPKGRLYHHGQDELLLWNRTVIIRNSEVVEWHLRAQMVPVWRVGILAVYPPEWSRKSELDETTTSTTTTTTTTTENEVAVARTTATDDGHGSAASSLDDELPRRSEAAPSRPFFGNSNDVGRTMRKDDTFLFASGFTAYESEDDDVSSPVHLLELAPIKKRKTRRTRRAGGIAPDFHRLIKKAKYQKRRKKRLKKEAELAAAAAAAAAAAAAAAEESQDEDEITIPANEDTLNRVVVPTENGIETTMTTTTTTTTTTTTTTTTTTTSEDGIETMPPPPPPPTTTTTTTTENDVETVTRRTMTMITPRELPKDNPSNVTTVAKAAPEVVPDKRRRRRGRGRPRKPKDDDEDDARDETTARRTMAVVHRDIMQLFSIAACYAKATAMPSIVVTSCMRYCRYKALVRRLHARACVWRNPAVGELIGIRVSRPNTRIMFCRFQFKNPALLKLGVTTAVQVPTFVKETTGARRRRRGSFDDGDHAASKRTPTWGDEDLEQQFMDSLGQFLSEKRLSVNPLPRMGFQRVNLYEFFNCIQHLGGYNEVTKCKLWRDVYAQIAAPTAVSSAASSAKQHYEKYLLAYERHVKMDETQSS from the exons ATGTCCTCCCTTACGTTCGAG TGGCTCGGCCCGCCACTCGGCGGCGACTCGACGGTGAGATTTTATCGGGCCTTTCGGTGCACGTACGGAGCTGCGGAGCGTCGGTACAGACTCGGCGGACGCTTTCTCATCAAGCCCTCGCGCGAAGCGCCCGTATGTGTACTGCAAATTCACACCCTATGGGAGAAAGTGAGCAACGGGCGCATGTTGACCGCGGGACGGCTCTATTATCGGCCCGAGGACACGCCGAAAGGACGTCTGTATCATCACGGGCAG GACGAACTTCTATTGTGGAATCGTACGGTTATCATTCGAAACTCGGAGGTGGTCGAATGGCATCTTCGTGCTCAAATGGTTCCCGTTTGGCGCGTTGGAATTCTCGCCGTCTATCCCCCCGAATGGTCTCGAAAATCCGAATTGgatgaaacgacgacgtcgacgacgacgacgacgacgacgacgacggaaaatgaAGTCGCTGTTGCTAGGACGACAGCAACAGACGACGGTCACGGAAGCGCTGCTTCCAGTCTTGATGACGAGTTGCCAAGGCGATCCGAggcggcgccgtcgcgtccGTTTTTTGGCAATTCCAATGACGTCGGCCGAACGATGCGTAAAGACgacacgtttctttttgcctCTGGTTTCACGGCCTATGAAAGCGAGGATGATGATGTATCCTCGCCGGTCCATTTGCTCGAGTTGGCCCcgataaaaaaaagaaagacacgTAGGACGCGACGAGCTGGCGGCATCGCTCCCGATTTCCATCGATTGATTAAAAAGGCAAAATAtcagaaacgaagaaagaagagactgaagaaagaagccgaactggcagcggcggcggcagcagcggcggcagcggcggcggcggcagcagaagaaagccaggacgaagacgaaataaCGATTCCCGCGAATGAGGACACTTTAAACCGAGTTGTTGTACCGACGGAAAACGGCatagaaacgacgatgacgacgacgacgacgacgacgacgacgacgacgacgacgacgacgacgacgacgacgtcagaagaCGGCATAGAGacgatgccgccgccgccgccgccgccgacgacgacgacgacgacgacgacggaaaatgaCGTAGAAACAGTGACaagaagaacgatgacgatgataaCGCCGCGTGAATTGCCTAAAGACAATCCTTCAAACGTGACGACAGTGGCAAAGGCAGCGCCAGAAGTCGTACCGgataaacgacgacgtcgacggggtCGCGGTCGACCGCGAAAgccgaaagacgacgacgaggacgacgcgagagacgagacgacggcgcgacgaaCGATGGCCGTCGTTCATAGGGATATAATGCAGCTGTTTTCGATTGCCGCTTGTTACGCCAAGGCGACGGCAATGCCGTCGATTGTCGTGACGAGTTGCATGCGGTATTGTCGTTATAAGGCGCTCGTGCGTCGGctgcacgcgcgcgcgtgcgtgTGGCGCAATCCCGCCGTCGGGGAACTGATCGGAATACGCGTATCGCGTCCCAACACGAGAATCATGTTCTGTCGTTTTCAGTTTAAAAATCCCGCCTTGTTGAAGCTCGGCGTGACGACGGCGGTGCAAG TGCCGACTTTCGTCAAGGAGACGACCGGGGCGCGGCGAAGGCGGCGCGgttcttttgacgacgggGATCACGCG GCGTCAAAGCGGACGCCGACGTGGGGCGATGAAGATTTGGAACAGCAGTTCATGGATTCGTTGGGTCAATTTCTCTCCGAGAAACGGCTGAGTGTGAATCCGCTGCCGCGAATGGGATTTCAACGCG TTAATCTCTATGAGTTTTTCAATTGCATCCAACATCTGGGTGGCTACAACGAG GTGACCAAATGCAAGCTGTGGCGTGACGTTTATGCACAAATAGCGGCGCCCACGGCTGTTAGTAGTGCTGCCAGCTCGGCCAAACAACACTACGAGAA GTACTTGCTTGCGTACGAAAGGCACGTTAAGATGGACGAGACTCAGTCGTCGTGA
- the LOC136184937 gene encoding spermatogenesis-associated protein 24-like: MNALSSYEIVSDQLRDLALLSNHSHTVDLEARNEANAQATALNDRLQSEIEAHRETRRQLDQCKTKLNFALGEIDVLNRRLKETEVDFTQKCGEVEDRVAIELEEKISLATKCEELASRCRKQEASLREKDSVIDDLKRRGMKERETYKRKIEDMEVKMQQEVYIAQTNRKGKGKGK, translated from the exons ATGAACGCTTTGTCGTCGTACGAAATCGTTTCGGATCAGTTGAGAGACTTGGCGTTGCTTTCCAATCATTCTCATACCGTCGACTTG GAGGCGAGAAACGAAGCAAACGCGCAAGCAACAGCGCTAAATGATCGATTACAG TCAGAAATCGAAGCTCATCGCGAGACGAGACGACAATTGGATCAATgcaagacgaaattgaatttcgCTTTGGgagaaatcgacgttctGAATCGGCGTCTCAAAGAGACGGAAGTCGATTTCACGCAAAAGTGCGGAGAAGTTGAAGATCGAGTTGCAATTGAATTAGAGGAGAAGATTTCATTGGCTACTAAATGCGAAG aatTGGCCTCTCGGTGTCGAAAGCAAGAGGCTTCtctgagagagaaagattCAGTTATTGACGATTTGAAGAGGAGAGGGATGAAGGAGCGGGAAACTTATAAGCGAAAGATTGAAGACATGGAAGTGAAAATGCAGCAGGAAGTTTACATTGCTCAGACAAATCggaagggaaaaggcaaaggaaaataa
- the LOC136184381 gene encoding uncharacterized protein, whose product MLFGILDAVAQKKANCPKQFPSCGCNPVPFVAVNYTARSCLDHMKHGATRCGYYVINDGVERYTVFCDINSEVGAAYTLVESFAFEYNAKGFHKYSFTQNFPVNENSPRWDYYRLTKDRMTRLAGRSTHWRAACNFPQVGINYKDYVRIKMSELNPVKFIGSGTCIPVELIQKTFGTFTMIVH is encoded by the exons ATGCTCTTTGGAATATTGGATGCTGTTGCCCAAAAGAAGGCAAACTGCCCGAAACAATTTCCTTCATGCGGATGCAATCCTGTTCCTTTTGTGGCTGTGAATTACACGGCCAGGTCTTGTCTCGATCACATGAAGCACGGAGCAACTCGTTGTGGCTACTACGTAATCAACGACGGCGTTGAACGCTACACAGTCTTCTGCGACATCAATTCTGAAGTGGGCGCCGCCTACACTCTTGTTGAGTCCTTCGCTTTTGAGTATAACGCTAAAGGATTTCACAAATACTCATTCACGCAAAATTTTCCTGTCAATGAAAACTCTCCTCGTTGGGATTATTATCGCTTGACAAAGGATAGAATGACGCGACTGGCCGGAAGGTCTACGCATTGGAGAGCCGCATGCAATTTCCCTCAAGTGGGAATCAACTATAAAGATTACGTCAGAATCAAAATGAGCGAACTCAACCCGGTCAAGTTCATAGGAAGTGGAACGTGCATACCCGTAGAACTAATACAG aaaacgtttggCACCTTCACCATGATAGTTCATTAA
- the LOC136185388 gene encoding bifunctional UDP-N-acetylglucosamine 2-epimerase/N-acetylmannosamine kinase-like, which translates to MEPLAARIRVRNSSNISLKQRLKICVATCNRADYSKLEPIITAVQADPDLSLSLIVLGTHLIDDYGSTVRFIGFPIEQRLHTIVRGEDEAAMVESVGLSLVKLPDILQRVQPDLLVVHGDRFDALALATSAALMNYRIVHLEGGEVSGTIDDCIRHAITKLAHYHVCSTERSRRRLLAMCEHPERVLLAGCPSYDKLLRADTSPSVLVRLCERYQLNPEQFIIVIQHPVTTDLQSSLKMFQIVVETVIEFDRSTLFLYPNIDAGSKEMTRIMRQYGLDGSSQRYPKIKSVKHVPFDDFIVLLANAACILGNSSSGIREAGAFGTPAVNVGTRQTGRESGENVLHVRDAGSTEKLLHALRLQVGRRYPPSHIYGDGEAVRRIVDFFKAVNLDDVIQKDFSFPAMPMSSSVDIDHVLDVQSAVAIDLGGTNLRVAIVTMRGRVLHCAYAPNPDNFRDRVASITSLVDEAKIKALEMNCRLQGIGISTGGRVDARRGILLETTSLIPDWHDIDVRGMLADVIDLPVWIDNDGNCAALAEQRFGKAKGIDNCITIIIGTGIGGGILVNGELHYGVNFCAAELGHMAVSTDGPLCSCGQRGCIEAIASGFALDREARRLHEAGELNPNLEKDVTPTAVHLTAAAKCGNQKAKEIIEQGARALGIAVVNMLHMLNPKIIVLCGHMAPLYRSTVEEMIEGRALPSAKNVLVEVSELKEQALLGAAGLVFGYSSRRLYGIDGK; encoded by the exons ATGGAACCACTCGCAGCTCGAATTCGCGTTCGAAACAGTTCGAATATTTCGCTGAAGCAGCGCCTGAAGATCTGCGTGGCCACGTGCAATCGAGCCGACTACTCGAAGCTCGAACCGATAATAACGGCCGTTCAAGCCGACCCCGATCTGTCGCTGAGCCTCATCGTTCTCGGAACTCACCTCATCGACGACTACGG TTCCACTGTCCGCTTCATCGGCTTCCCCATCGAGCAACGCCTCCACACGATCGTCCGCGGCGAAGATGAGGCGGCGATGGTCGAATCGGTCGGCCTATCGCTCGTCAAACTCCCGGACATTCTCCAGCGCGTCCAACCCgatctcctcgtcgtccacggcgatcgcttcgacgcgcTCGCTCTCGCGACGAGCGCCGCGCTCATGAACTACCGCATCGTTCATCTCGAAGGCGGCGAAGTGAGcggaacgatcgacgactgCATACGACACGCGATCACCAAACTCGCTCACTATCACGTCTGCTCGACCGAgcgctcgcgtcgtcgtcttctcgccatGTGCGAGCATCCCGAACGCGTGCTGCTCGCCGGCTGTCCGTCCTACGACAAGCTCCTTCGCGCCGATACGTCGCCGAGCGTTCTCGTGCGCCTCTGCGAACGCTATCAGCTCAATCCCGAACAGTTTATCATCGTCATTCAGCATCCCGTGACGACCGATTTGCAGAGTTCGCTCAAAATGTttcagatcgtcgtcgagacagTCATTGAgttcgatcgttcgacgctCTTTCTCTATCCCAATATTGACGCCGGTTCGAAGGAAATGACGCGAATCATGCGTCAGTACGGACTCGACGGCTCCTCGCAACGTTATCCCAAG ATCAAGTCCGTCAAACACGTGCCGTTTGACGACTTCATCGTTCTCCTCGCCAACGCCGCCTGCATACTCGGCAACAGTTCGTCGGGCATACGCGAAGCCGGCGCGTTCGGCACGCCCGCCGTGAACGTCGGCACGCGTCAAACGGGACGCGAGAGCGGCGAGAACGTCCTTCACGTGCGCGACGCCGGTTCGACGGAGAAACTGCTTCACGCTCTCCGTCTCCAAGTCGGTCGTCGCTATCCGCCGTCGCACAtctacggcgacggcgaagcggtgcgtcgaatcgtcgactttttcaaGGCCGTcaatctcgacgacgtcatacAGAAGGATTTCAGTTTTCCCGCCATGCCGATGAGTTCGAGCGTCGACATCGATCACGTGCTCGACGTGCAAAgcgccgtcgcgatcgacttGGGCGGAACGAATTTGCGCGTCGCCATCGTCACGATGCGCGGTCGCGTTCTTCATTGCGCCTACGCGCCGAATCCGGACAACTTCCGCGATCGAGTCGCTTCGATtacgtcgctcgtcgacgaggcgaaaaTCAAGGCGCTCGAGATGAATTGTCGTCTGCAGGGAATCGGGATATCGACGGGcggacgcgtcgacgcgcgtcgCGGCATTCTtctcgagacgacgtcgctcatACCCGATTGGCACGACATCGACGTGCGCGGAATGCTGgccgacgtcatcgatttgCCCGTGTGGATCGACAACGACGGCAATTGCGCGGCGCTCGCCGAACAGCGTTTCGGcaaggcaaaaggaattGACAATTGCATAACGATTATCATTGGAACAG GAATTGGCGGCGGCATTTTGGTGAATGGTGAGCTTCACTACGGTGTCAATTTCTGTGCTGCCGAGCTTGGTCACATGGCTGTGAGCACAGACGGTCCACTTTGCTCGTGTGGACAGCGCGGCTGCATCGAAGCAATAGCTTCTGGTTTCGCTTTGGATCGAGAAGCGAGACGTCTTCACGAAGCCGGCGAATTGAATCCGAATTTAGAAAAGGACGTCACTCCCACTG ccGTTCATTTAACTGCCGCCGCTAAGTGCGGCAaccaaaaggcaaaggagatCATTGAGCAGGGAGCGCGCGCTCTCGGCATTGCCGTGGTAAATATGCTTCACATGCTGAATCCAAAGATCATAGTCTTGTGTGGCCACATGGCTCCTCTCTATCGCTCCACTGTCGAGGAAATGATTGAAGGTAGGGCTCTTCCGAGCGCTAAAAATGTCCTCGTTGAAGTGTCGGAGCTGAAAGAGCAGGCACTCCTTGGAGCTGCTGGCCTAGTCTTTGGTTATTCGAGTCGTAGGCTATATGGAATTGATGGAAAGTAG
- the LOC136185391 gene encoding E3 ubiquitin-protein ligase RMND5A-like, producing MADSIRAVEREWSKASAKVDLARLVSTQKLGDLSAQLGECGESLRERGADDDEMSDEQVAALSEHLQKVRDGASKVSSDHKELHGNISKIGRAIDKNFTIDLDASGQENVFEAPERARMLNGVLCDHFLRQGRLDVARRLAEEAGLNLKDEAISPFVALNQILESCQERNLEPVLSWAEANGDWLKSRNSCLAFKLHRLKFLSLLEAGERARALEYAKNFAPYAEMKKREFQQLMGCLAYAGKGLSTSPYAFLLDPVYWTEACDEFMKEACALSGLPVTSHLSAGLAAGCSALPNLLQIKSVLRQRHVHDMWSAMDELPIEIDIGSEQLYHSIFACPIMKQQSTSENPPMRLSCGHVISRDAIDRLLTGLRLKCPYCPVEMQATDTKVIHF from the exons ATGGCGGATTCAATTCGAGCCGTTGAACGCGAATGGAGCAAAGCGAGCGCAAAAGTCGACCTCGCTCGTCTCGTCTCGACTCAGAAGCTCGGCGATCTGTCGGCGCAGCTCGGCGAATGCGGCGAATCGCTACGGGAACGCG gcgccgacgacgacgaaatgagcGACGAGCAAGTCGCCGCGTTGTCGGAGCACCTCCAAAAGGTGCGAGACGGCGCGTCGAAGGTGAGTTCCGATCACAAGGAGCTCCACGGCAACATTTCGAAGATCGGACGCGCAATCGACAAG aaCTTCACGATCGATTTGGATGCGAGCGGACAGGAGAACGTTTTCGAAGCGCCCGAACGCGCGCGAATGCTCAACGGCGTTCTGTGCGATCATTTTCTAAGGCAGGGTCGTTTGGACGTGgcgcgtcgtctcgccgaa gaGGCTGGATTGAATTTGAAGGATGAAGCGATTTCGCCTTTCGTGGCGTTGAATCAGATATTGGAGTCGTGTCAAGAACGAAATTTGGAGCCCGTGCTAAG CTGGGCCGAGGCGAATGGCGATTGGCTGAAATCGCGCAACAGTTGTCTCGCCTTCAAACTTCACCGGCTCAAATTCCTGAGCCTATTAGAGGCAGGTGAGCGAGCAAGAGCTCTGGAATACGCCAAGAACTTTGCACCGTACgcggaaatgaaaaaacgag AATTCCAACAGTTAATGGGATGCTTGGCATACGCCGGTAAAGGGCTCTCAACGTCTCCGTATGCGTTTCTGCTGGATCCCGTATATTGGACGGAAGCCTGCGACGAATTCATGAAAGAGGCGTGTGCGCTGTCAGGACTGCCAGTAACCAGTCACTTGTCCGCTGG GTTGGCTGCTGGCTGCTCTGCTTTGCCCAATCTGCTGCAAATCAAGAGCGTTCTGCGTCAGCGACACGTCCACGACATGTGGAGTGCTATGGATGAATTACCT ATTGAAATTGATATTGGGTCCGAGCAGCTCTATCATTCCATCTTTGCCTGTCCCATAATGAAGCAGCAGTCGACGTCTGAGAATCCGCCCATGCGACTGTCGTGCGGGCACGTAATTTCGCGTGATGCCATAGATCGTCTATTGACGGGATTGAG ATTGAAATGCCCCTATTGCCCCGTCGAAATGCAAGCAACAGATACGAAAGTAATccatttttaa
- the LOC136185393 gene encoding UPF0598 protein C8orf82-like: protein MYSIFRRLSLYIQGRSPSPGLREYFYYIDHQGQLFLDDVKIKNFITCFKDKEFLAFFFKRLKLNTNAEKYAADFPYVSPCGREQNYVRCDDRPIVFTHHVDPRDESEHEHGYLSYGGAGNKLTVPFEPSKIYALPGSGRLYHPSVERVGGVGLIKSSLAIELSRSFEFCDGPEETSAPTHFNWKGSRFALDNSLGSFM from the exons ATGTACTCGATATTTAGAAGGCTCTCGCTCTATATCCAAGGGCGATCGCCTTCACCAGGGCTTCGAGAATACTTCTACTACATAGATCATCAAGGCCAg CTTtttctcgatgacgtcaaaataaaaaatttcatAACGTGCTTCAAAG ATAAGGAatttctcgcctttttcttcaaacgtCTCAAGCTGAACACGAACGCGGAAAAATACGCCGCCGACTTTCCCTACGTATCGCCGTGCGGACGCGAGCAGAACTACGTGCGCTGCGACGATCGACCAATCGTCTTCACGCACCACGTCGATCCTCGCGACGAATCCGAACACGAACACGGATATCTGTCGTACGGAGGAGCGGGCAATAAGCTCACAGTGCCCTTTGAGCCGAGCAAGATCTACGCTCTACCCGGAAGCGGTCGTCTCTATCATCCGAGTGTCGAGCGCGTTGGCGGCGTTGGACTCATCAAATCGAGCTTGGCTATCGAGTTGAGTCGATCTTTTGAGTTTTGTGACGGTCCTGAGGAGACGTCGGCGCCTACGCATTTTAATTGGAAAGGTAGTCGTTTTGCACTGGACAACTCGCTGGGGTCTTTTATGTAG
- the LOC136185392 gene encoding uncharacterized protein, protein MEDDEAKLKEIVRELKSKGHFDKFRKDCISQLEQSSLCNRLKEDVTRFAQKFLEGYSWPSPVPKNGLREILRQELRQSRLLSKVNGIVSDVVDSSAETAFRPLVIPIVRSHYPLDSGVVAVTEERKSPSPSPPPLPPDNDSPPPPPPPPPPPPPPPPPPPPPDDPPKTLSPPPPIDDAKKTKKESRWDKKFPVRSKKPKEGSPKETKEQIEEVEENVTNEEETATPSPKETDETETTDNVLPEDKEEITPEEFDGEKKEVEDLEPATEPPKKKPRLS, encoded by the exons atggaagacgacgaggccAAATTGAAGGAGATCGTTCGCGAACTTAAGTCAAAGGGCCACTTTGACAAATTTCGAAAGGATTGCATCAGTCAACTGGAGCAGAGC TCTTTGTGCAATCGACTAAAGGAGGACGTCACACGATTTGCGCAAAAGTTTCTAGAAGGCTACTCTTGGCCGTCTCCCGTACCGAAAAACGGCCTGAGAGAGATTTTGCGTCAAGAGCTAAGGCA ATCCAGGCTTTTATCCAAAGTCAACGGCATCGTTTCGGACGTTGTCGATTCGAGTGCCGAGACGGCGTTTCGACCTCTCGTCATTCCCATTGTTCGAAGTCACTATCCTCTCGATAGCGGCGTTGTCGCAGTCACAGAGGAAAGAAagtctccttctccttcaccTCCCCCACTTCCCCCCGACAACGAttctcctccgcctcctccgcctccaccgccgccgccgccgccaccaccaccaccacctcCCCCTCCGGATGACCCACCAAAGACGCTCTCTCCACCTCCCCCCATTGACGatgcgaaaaagacgaagaaggagagTCGATGGGACAAGAAATTTCCCGTCCGATCTAAAAAGCCGAAGGAGGGGAGTCCtaaggaaacgaaagaacAAATAGAAGAAGTGGAGGAAAACGTTaccaacgaagaagagacggcgacaCCGAGTCCAAAAGAAACCGatgaaaccgaaacgactgACAACGTGCTCcctgaagacaaagaggAGATAACTCCAGAGGAGTTCGAcggggagaaaaaagaagtcgagGACCTCGAACCGGCGACGGAGCCACCCAAAAAGAAGCCGCGTCTCTCTtga